The window AACAGTTGCCAGTGCGCTGGCTACACGAAAACGTAAAAGGGTGTACTGATAAAGACCCTTGTGAGTGCTAATAATTAAGTTCTTTATGGAAATGGCGTACACGTTGAGCTGTTGGTTCGCATCTGCCAGATCCAACTTAGTGAGTTTTTTGCCTACTTATAGCTTACTATACAGATCTTCAAAATTGGGTAAGGGTAACTGCTCAACTTTTAGCACTAGTTTTCTAGATTGACCTTGTACACACTACAAATGCAAATCGATCTGTCTGCTTTTGAAACCGAAACTAAAGCAGAAGCCTATTCATTCACTTGTCATTAttgttttaatatttttataccGACCAATTAGTGCAGCTCTTGTCCAATTGTAGGTCTCAATGAATAGGCCACAGCTTTAAACTATACATATTTGTTATTTAGCTTCTGGATCCACATCTAATGTGGCTTCATAATCACTCAATGTTTCCCAATTGTTGGGTAGAACAAATAATCTTACTGAGACGATAGCAGGCTGACACTTTGTGGTTGAGCCATAGTATAGAAACAAGGCAAAAAGGCGTAATAGGAAATGCGAATTATAAACTGAAACAGGCTGCGATATTAATCAGTTCTTGGCTTTAAATGACTTGTCTCCTTGTCTTCTATATAAATTTAGTACATCAATTTTTTTGCCTTCTGCTTTAGAGGTACATATATAACCAGCTATAGTACGGAGATACGTCGTTTCCCGAGGCCTTATCATAGAAGACAACTTTATATTCTCACACTTTCGTTTATACAATGGTAAATTTGTGATATAGTGTTATTATAAATTTCAGCATATAAACGAGGAAAGTCTGTAACACAAACACGCGCGCACGTACGCTTTCAtgcacacaaacgcacgctTATTTATCAGAATTCAAATACAACtcttataataaattaattattatatccTACTAAAATTTCATAGAAAGAAACATGAATACTTAAGTTCATAAAGATTGTCGATTATGATCTATAGAATTGATTGACTATAAATACTACTAAAGGCAAGCTGGTTTGCCAGAGTCTATAAATTCGTGACCGACAGCTGGTGAATACTGCAAGACATAACACAACTTTTTAAGTAGAAAAATGACTTACTATAGACTTGTGAAGAGCAAATATTACTTTCGTTTCTTTTATCGAATCAGATAGCAATGTTATGAGAGTCACAAAAGTTGGCCTTTCACTTGCTTCAGCATTCCAACAACCAAGCATTATGGTATGACTAGAAAAGAATTGAGAAGTCTATCTTTAGGTCTCTAAAATGTACTAAACCATGGTCCTTACAGAAGACGAGGACAATTGACAGGACAGCTCATACGATAACCCTCAACGAGAAGATCATACAACCTTGAAATAGGAATACTAGGATATGGAGAACCACCTGCAATGTAATAGTTATCAAAGAATATTTTCAAGTACGCTGAAAATGTAATTAGTCAATACCAAGTGTAGCTATTTCCCACAGCACGATACCAAACGACCACCTTTTAAACAAGAGAGCCTATCACTATTGctgtaaatatatattgtgtaCACTTACACATCACTAGCTTGCGTGTAGACTTTATGCATGATTGCCTCGGGAGACATCCATTTTGCCGGCATTTCGCACTATAGCAAACATGAACTTATAAGTATTATTGCGACCATGTTTAGATTATCATTCCCTGTCTATTACGTCGTTGCTTaaaatattataattttaatattacGTAATATAATACTATTTGCGTAAAAACCACATTTTACTCAGATGGAAGAATGCCCTAATGGCTGTGTTTGTTCGACCTATTGCGCTGATACAGCCATGCAAAGAGACGTCAGTTGTACTTGTAACAATATAACATATTTCAAGAGAAGTACGTAGCTAGCCTTAATATACGGGAGTGCCTGTGGTCGGCGCATCCTTGAGCATCCGCACGGTTCTATCTTGTAAGCTGCTGCGCAGCCGAAACGCCTACTTCTGCTGAGACTCGCTTTCCGAGGGCAATAGTCATTATATATTATCTGTTTTAATATACGGGAAGTCTTAACCGTGGCTGGATTTTCAACGCGCATGCCTCAAACTTTGACTTGACACGTGATCACGGATATATGAAATATATTTATAACCCCAACATCATCCGATAGTTCTATGAAGTAATTAACATATAGACGTCGTTTCAAACAGCGTACGTTGCCGTTTAGTAACGATTTCAACTGCATCCCAACGCTCATGTTTGTCAGGCCCGCAGCAACCGTTTTTTTCTTGCGTTGTCGCCGTTTCTACGCAGATCCAAGCCAAAGTCATACGACAAAGTAGTTGCATATGTCGAATTGTTTTGTGCGTGTCGCAGCCCAGTTTCTTCTTCGTTGTAGTGCTGATATTGGCAAAACGTGACCAGGACTAGTGGGCGTTGCTTTCCCAGGAAATAGAGTGCTGGCTAGCAAAGACATCGACAACTCGCTTGAACAGCGTCGGGCCAGTGCCAAACTCAGCCGAAGTATAGTTCAGGTACATTCTAATGCGTTTGATGTACTGTAACGTTTGGCTTCGCAATCGTTTATCGTATACAAGATAGATGCAGACTGTTTGCAAATAGGGTCATTCTACTGCTAAATATGTTAGTAGTTGTGTTGGAGTACGTTTTACAATGTTTCTTGCTTTGCGAATAAGTCAGACTTTATGGGGATATACGGCCGGAAATAGAGCGGAAGTTTCCTGCATATAATATTGCGTTAATAAACGATTAAATGTTTTCGTTTAATGTGCACCTCAAGGCTACAagtgagcacacacacacacacacacacacacacacacacacacacacacacacacacacacacatacacacacacacacacaaacacacacacacacacacacacacacacacacacacacacacacacacacagacaaagaatacacactcacaccttCTTCACCTCTCAACACAAATACCAGCAAATATatacactcatgcacacacactcacacacgcacgcacctGCACACAGAGTCACATGAAAACTATTGCAATTACACCTATaaagaaaaacagacacacatacccacactcacacactcgtGCTCACGaaggcacgcacacacacggaGCAGAGGTCATAACCGGACttagttacttaattaacgGCTATTAAAAACTGTTTCTCAAATATGATTACGTTCTTGCAGTGATCTTACCGCAGTCTTGCGACGATAGTAACCATGATATTTGACGTCTCTGGCCAATCCAAAATCGCTCACTTTGAGTACTTCGTTTTCAAACACCAAGACATTGCGGGCAGCAAGATCACGGTGGAGTATCTAAAACAAAATTCTAATATttatacagtgtgtgtgtgtgtgtgtgtgtgtgtgtgtgtgtgtgtgtgtgtgtgtgtgcgtgcgtgcgcgcgcgcatgtgctTCACCTTTTTGCTGTTGAGGTAAGCCATCCCCTTTGCTATCTGCTCTCCAAACGTAAACATTTTTCTTTGTGTGATGAGTAAATTTTCCCCCGTTGTACTCTGATTAGTCGTAAGTGCACAGGACTGTCCCTCCACAACGTCTCTAGCAGATCGCAAATACGTCAACAGATTTCCAAGCTGAGCTCCCTCAAATATAAGCCACAGCGGTCCTGCAAAACGAATCATTTTAATGTACAATGTAATATCCAGTAGTAGAGATTTTCGAGCCTTCTTGCGAGCAAATGCCCAACAGTTTGACGACGTTGCTGTGGCTACCGATCTTAGCAAGAAGTTCTACTTCCACACACAGGCTGTGTTCACGGAATCCTGTCTCGTCTGCATTATCTGCAATACAGGGAATAGCGTTTCGTCTGATTGAACGTGCGCAGACATACTATTACCTTCAATAGTTTTGCACATTTTTACAGCGACAGTGATGTTCTCTCCTGGAGTTACGATACCACAGGCTCGCGCTCTATGAACTGTCCCAAAGTGTCCTTCTCCTGCAAGATGAAGATGCAAATATTTACTATTATGAAAAACATCTGCAGAGTATATATAGTTAATAACGCACCCAACTTTTCAAACAAATTCAAGTGATGTCGAGCAACTTCCAAGTGCTTGTATGAATCCAATATCACTCTGCACTCTTTTTTCAATAAACAATCTTTATTCTtagaagcagcaacaacagaacGTAAATGTCGTAGCCACCAATAATAGACGGTCAAGCTAACTGCTAAGATTAGAACGAAGACACCCGCAAGCAAAGCAACAATCATCTTTGCATCGGAATCGAGGGTTTCATCCGATCTCCCTAACTCGCTGTCTGCTAGACTTGCAGGCGAGCTGATTTTTGTTGAGGGAAAAATCCCATCTATATATCAACATTACACGcaatcaacatcaacaatcaCTACGCCAAAACAAAGGTAGAACAAGATGTAATAATTAGGTTTAACCTTTTTCCGCTATGGTTGTTGTTGACTTAGTTGATTGTAACTCTGCTGATGTATTTTtcgctgttgttgttgttattattgttgttgttttgggGTAATTTGTCGATGGAATAGGCGAGGCTGGCAATACTGCAACCGTAACTGACACATTCTTAGAGCATTTAAGTTTgctgaaataataaaatttgcaggCGTAAACACCGCTGAATGTCGAGTCTATATTTTGAAAGTGAAGACTTCTATCTGTGTGGTACGGAGATTCTTTAGTGCAAACAGGTCTTTGTTGTAGTTTATCGCAGACTTCAATGACTTTAGTTCCGAGTGTCCATTTTAATGTGTCATAGTTGGGATTGCTCCAAATACATTTTAGGACAACGTCGTCGCCGACTGAGACGTCAATTTTGTAAACATCTGATTCTTCACAAGGCTTAATATCTGCATTACAGATAGATAAGTTATGTTCGCGAGATATACTATTTCACAGTACGTGTTACCACGTTCTACGATCTCGCTTGAAGAGGGCGTCATTGCAGATAGAACGATGAGGAAAAGCGAAAGAGACATACTCGCTTTGTTCAATTACGTCTGCAATCAAAAAggctaaaattaaaatttgtacgACAACATTTGTAATAAAAgtaacaagcaacaacaacaaacaccaatGACAGCAGTAGCTGGAGCAACAACATTAGCACGAGTATATAATTACTCGACAGAGTGATCTACACATAACTTCGCTGTTTGTCATGGTAAATGTTACTAAAGATATATTTACATTTCTCGCACTAAAACGTGAAATTTAGTCTAGTCAAATTAGATATTGTTGCTTGATCAGATAAATTATGATGATGAGTTTGTCGTCTTCATTACATGAACTATATGGCAATTATTGCAAGAAAAACAGGAAAAGCGTTCACAATTGCGCTATCGGCATGATAGATGTGCCGATTGCAAATATTAATTTCCAACCATAAATTGTGCGGAGTAATCACGCCAACAGTGGAATTCGAAAGCATATCCTGCCAGCGGCCtaagcacaacacacacacacacacacacacacacacacacacacacacacacacacacacacacacacacacacacattaatacaaacaaatatttttgtattacgTGCTACATAAAAACAATTAAATTGAAAGTGGTctataaaattcaaaattacGTTTACCACACAAATTTCAGTAAATTTCCAAAGCATTAATAAGTTGCTTGAATAACAGAAATATTACCTCTTTCCCTTAAAATTCAAATACTACTTGACTATAATATTGTCTGCCTCAATGGCGAATTCAAGATATCCACGAAGTAGAAGCAAGTACCAATAGACTTGTGTCGTTAGTGAACGTCGTACAAAACGTCAAACAATcaatttcttttgtttcttagctttgataattaaataaaaggGGCTGATTCCCTAATGAATAAATACAGTCATAATAATTAAGGACAtaactgttacatataaactatCAGTTGAAACGTTACAAAATTTATCAATTGCTAATGCTAGTAGAATTTCAACGATCTATCAATCAAGTTGTCTCCATAGTCACAGCACGCCTAGGCTATTTTAAACGAGGTTTTGCGACGGTTGGTGCACAATCGCTTCAAACATGCAGGGTACGCGAGGCTATGTAGATCGCAAACAGTTTGATGTGATTACATTCTAATTTTGTGAGTTCAAGATTATTTTGACAAATTTTGCTACCTCGGAGTGTTCAAATTTTGTTTGAAAAAAACGTCAAATACGCTTGTTAGCGTAACGGAGGTAAATATCTATCCATCACATTGTTGTGCCTTGTGTAACGAGTATTCGTGCCAAGTTTTACGATTTTGTTTCCTAAAATAATAGAAGAAGAAGTCTCGTTATGGCGTCCAAAAGTTCTTCGAGCAACCGCCGAGTGCGCCAGAAGTTCTCAGCAAGTTGCAAGGTTGGTTGCAAACATGCGAGTTAGCTATACGTAGACTACagacactgtttctacactATAAGTATCCGTTTGAACTGAGAATGGCGCTTTCCACGAAACAGAAAGTAGTAGGTTTTTGAAGGTCAATCAATATTACAGGCCCATAAGCTGGGGGGAGACGGGGGGATTGGACAAACCACCCGCTGAATCGTGAAGGTCCGCTTTCGATCCAATGTATATATTACTGTGGCGTATAGTACTCAAAACTCGTCAAATTCTCTCTATTTCTTCATGCAATTTCTACATTTCTCGATATTTCTATATAATATGTTTGCAATAGTAGagtgtatatatttatagaaAAGTGCTCCATGGACGCAGCCGGATAACTGCTTGTTCCGTATCTTATATACATGTAGTCGCAAACTGCTATCTACTACTTGTCACTCCTAAAGCAAGCAACCTTCTCTACTTCGAAAAGCAACTAGTGCCCTTGCGAAGCGGTGACTGGTTTCTTGTACttttgctttgtgctggcgtCCGTCTGGAGATCGTAACGTCAGAAAATGTTTGTTCCTCATGCGCTCGCAAACCGCTGCAATTTTGCGCTCCACGTTAACGCTAGCACGCAaccttttctcactttgaaatAGCAACTGCATAGTGTTGTTTGCAGGTCCATGGCGTCTATGCGTTGTTGTTCGTCTGCATAGTTCGCAAAAGTTGACATTGCAAAAGAAAAGAGACGAAGAAGCTACTGTCCGGCTTGAAGCACAGCATAAGTGCCTGTCCACGGATCGCGAAAGCTTCTTCTAAATTGAAACTGTCGAAACAGCTGCAAGCGAATACTTGGTCACTTGTACAGAGCCACATATTAATCGGTATTTTTAGAATTCTCCGCCCAGAAAGCGAATTGTATGATGCCCCAATTATATATACGCCGgaaattgtgttaattaacaaaatttgtCCAAGCAAAGAATGCATGAGTTAATAAgctagtaaatatatataattcgaAAAGCTAAGATGTAATATGCATGTGACATCATTGGTCCATTTTGGTGTCCTAGGCACTGCCCACTTCTAAAGCCAGGCTTCGGGCCTGTATTAATatgaaataataaatagaatatacGGTCAATGATAATATACTTGCACTCCTGATGCGATTCTGGAAATTCACAAATACTTTGGCTAATGTGTAACCCAGACATGCATGATATATACAGGCATGCTTACTAATGCCAATGAATGAGATGGAGTTGATCGTGTTCCTTGACAGAAGCGTGTTCAGCATTCCCGCCATTCCGGTGCGGGCGATATAATTTGAGTTAAGAGTTAGGGTAAGCGTCGGTGTAGGCAAGTGCCGTGTGACAACTAAACCCATCATGGCGACGCTTATAACGCATCGCTTACAGTTACAACAGTTTCTTACAGatctagacacacacagtttggCACTGATTGATGGCTACATTGACATGGAACCCCATTTCGTGACTACACGACAGTGATTGCTGCAACATTAACTGTAGAGCCTTAACCAAATTTTTGACGACCATAGACGTTATCAAGACCACGGTTTAGcaattgaaaagtttttcaAAACGGCTCACAGTTTTAAACGTTGCCTATATACAGCTACTAGTTTCTCGACACGGCGTTTCCAGGGTAACATTAGACAGGTGCAGCTAGGGTTGCGCATTCTTAGATATCTTacgaattaattaaaaatcaattaTTAGCCAGATGTACGCAAATTAGTATGTTGTTGTATGGGTAtcccgttctaatttattatgaagtgtatctttgaaaaattatcagccagacagaattctcatgaagactTTCATTAAGAGTTCTATCCCGGTCAATGCTATTCCGTTTAGAGGCTATTGAttgccatatatatatatatatatatatatatatatatatatatatatatatatatatagtctgcTTCATAATTACAAGGACATTGCTGTCAAAACACACTTGTACTATTAGATTGTAAATTATATCTTAGGCAATAACTGAAATCTTTCAATTGTGACAATACTAGATGTAAACGTAATCGCACTAATCTATATTTTGTTTTTAGTTAAGAATTAGGAATTCTGAACGTACTACGCACGACCTAAATGACgtaacacattaattaacaaccagTTTTGTTTGTCCTGTTTCCACTTCTCCTAGAGAGTTGAATTTTGCAAACTTATGTCAATGAAGTTGCTATTCTATTGCATAAATCATAGACGTTTTACTTACTTTTGCTCAAGAGAGAGGAAGAGTGGACTCAACTTCAGAACACAGGATTTTAGCGCATGTTGCTCCAATTTAAAATTGGGAATCTTATCTGACAGTTTTAGGCATTGTACTATTAGAAAGGTTGTTGCTTATCTTTTCAGTAAAAGAATAAGCGTAAGAAAATTGCAAATAACCTCTAaaagttagaaaatgtaaatAATTAGCCATTTTCGGGAGTTTTCAAATAGTCAACCTACGCGAAATTTTTCAGCTGCCAAAAACTCTAGAATAAAAACCGCAAAATTTCATGTCGTCAGCTAGTCTCTTTTCAGCGGAATTCATTTTACAAGTTTGTTTCTGTTCGCTCGTCCGCTGTAAGTTACTGTAATGCCAAGAGGAAACAGGTCAGTCCCATTACCAGAGGAAGATCGAAGTGCTGCATTCTGTAGGCCATAACACTCGCCATGTTGGAGTGCAAGTGGGAAGAACGAAGACAGCAGTTCATCAATGCCTGCAGAGGCTGTCATAGGTAGCAGCGACTATACAACACGTACGTCCTagtagaaaaattaaaaaaatcgCACTTCAGGACAGCATGTTAAAGCGCCTTGCTATTGAGAACAGGCAATAGACGTCGAGACAGCTACCCTTTCAGCGGCATCGTAAGGCTGACGTTGCTATTTCCTTAAGTACATTTAGAAGAAGACTGCATGAAAGTGAGCTGCATTCTTGGAGGCTGCGCAAGAAACCGCTGCTACGAGGACCGTAGCTTGGCTTTAGAGGTGGGCGTTGCGTAGTACACCAAATTGAactaatgacgtcatataCATGTTACTTTTAAGCCTTtcaaattatatatatatatatatatatatatatatatatatatatatatatatatatatatatatatatatttactagcTGATTAGCCCATTCTTCACCTTCttctaatatactgtataatatactgtataatatactgtacaatatactgtataatatactgtacaatatactgtataatatacggtatggtatactgtataatgtactgtataatatactgtataatacactgtataatatacggtataatatactgtataatgtactgtataatgtATAATGTACTGtttaatatactgtataatatattgtataatattatgtataacataatgtataatatattatataccatactgtataatacactgtataatatagtgtataatttGCTGTATAATtaactgtacaatatactgataatatattttacaatgtactgtataacatactgtataatatagtattTAACATACTGCATAATACACTGCatattatactgtataatatactgtataatatactgtataatatagtctataatatactgtataatataatgtataatatacagtataatatactatatactatattgtataatattatgtataacatactgtataatgtaTTATAGATCATAATGTATAATACACTgcataatataatgtataatatagtatatAATTTACTGTATAATAAACAGTAcaatatattgtataatatactttgcaatatattgtataatatgctgtataatatagtctACAAgatccaatgcccggcttcgcccgggtgGGGGGGGGACAACatatgccaggtgcttctcctttccacttcacagccccgcagttgacacacacgtttttCATAGAGCCAGTAGAACATGGAAGTGGAGGAgaaacaggtcgcctttataggtagagattatagcattaatgacagacagacagacagacagacagacaggtcgcctttatagatAGAGATTacagcagaaagtatctaaaaatgtgtttgatggttggagaggcagagggggtgtagccaggtcacgtacagtttgtatagagaaccgtttactgtcactaattagacgtggtgtaagtgcttttacagtttagtagcagccacacagaattctcattcatagttatgtCCCGTTCTATTGCCGTTTCTAAAATTCCATTGATTTTTGGATTAGCAATTGGTTGAAACCATTTCAACTTGgatgttgctgccgttgcgagacacaggtgtatcgaacttggcatctattcgacacgtgtccagtttcaaaaaatccctTTGATTGGactattgatcccgttgaagccatttcgacagtcccgttgcggagaacaggtgtatcaaacctggcatctataatttcgacgtttTTCCtgtaacgtgcaagtcacgtgcaatacttacccggataatctgttccccgtatataacgaaaGCCGACTCTCTaaatttcgacagtcccgttgaacgtcgtctcttcgaagacgttgctggcctTTCGGGGATCAGGTGCATCAcgcacggcagctcttcgattCTCGTAAACTGGCAAACTACTGTGGGCGTATtgtttcaagacccggatatcatcaaaaatatcttctgtttcccgacgtcgcccacaataaacgacacgctcggctcgtaccgtccgacgtcgggaacgggcagtctaaattcagtggagatacgatgcgctgttccggagatattcgcgtgCGAGCGGAAGCGACTGCGATCGGCcggaaatggcgtcgtcgttggagaagtcaggaagacgaccacagtctcactttcgacccgaatgaattcggcgtgcgcgatccaaattcggccgaggtcagactcgccgtttttgagaaacgctcttacggacggacagacagacagacagacaggcagacagacacctctcctttatatatatacaagctccaatgcccggcttcgcccgggggacaacacccgggggacaacacccgggtaatagtttaatgacacaaattattgatttgcagacactgtttgctattaatgacagacagacagtacagaaaaacacacaaacagacagacaggtcgcttttataggtagagattacagcagaaagtatctaaaaatgcgtttgatggttggagaggcagagggggtgtagccaagtcacgtacagtttgtatagagagatctttgtagatttccaaactctctggtctagagtgttggttatcatccctgtgcaaaaaaagttgcaatcacagcacaaaccaattacactaacttaTGCCCTTGTCAGTGCAACCCAAgccagaccacgtggaggtcagGGCATATACTGGCTCAAAAAATTGGTTGAGACATGCTCAACCTGGAGCTCTCGCTCCGGTGGTATTTGAACGTTATGTACCTGCTTGATGTCTTCAGCATAGGTCTCTTTGAGAAATTGATGCATCACCAGCTGCTGCAGCCGCCAAAACGGTCTACTTTgtcctgtttgttgctgtgtgatACATATTGTCTACCTACCTTTTAGTGCATTATTgtagtgttttgtctgtttagtcgTTAGTCATTAATGTTTATCTAATTGACCATGTGTGCATGATTAAAAGCGGTGTCTTGAATGTTCAGTTGGGCTGAATTTACAGCCATGCAAAGGCACAGTCTGAGATGTCATGGAGTGCTTGCACACTCCTATTAACAGTCAACCTCTTCTAAGCTAACCCTGGTTCAGTCGCTGTTGGCCAGcatcataggtgatgttggccatgaatgcCTGCAGTGAATATAAAGATGATCATCTTGTCGACAGCACTTCCTGGTACACTACGTTTTTGGTTTTTCCTTCTTTTGCCAAGAAAGTTAGTCCATGTTTGGAGGCAACTCTAGAAATGCCAACATAAAGCTGTCCATGGCTAAAGGATGGCTCGTGTAGATCTAGCCCTGCCACAGCTAAGGTCTGCCCTTGTGCCTTGTTAATAGTCATAGCAAAGCAGACCTTAACTGGAAACTGAAGTCGTTTGAATTCAAATGGTAGTCCAGTATCACTGGGAATTAGTGGTATCTTTGGCAGATACACGTCCTGGGCTTTATGCGGTCCAGTAGCAATAGTTGCttccagacagttgttcatcaTTCTCTTTAGTATAAGACGTGTGC of the Corticium candelabrum chromosome 7, ooCorCand1.1, whole genome shotgun sequence genome contains:
- the LOC134182507 gene encoding fibroblast growth factor receptor 4-like; the protein is MIVALLAGVFVLILAVSLTVYYWWLRHLRSVVAASKNKDCLLKKECRVILDSYKHLEVARHHLNLFEKLGEGHFGTVHRARACGIVTPGENITVAVKMCKTIEDNADETGFREHSLCVEVELLAKIGSHSNVVKLLGICSQEGPLWLIFEGAQLGNLLTYLRSARDVVEGQSCALTTNQSTTGENLLITQRKMFTFGEQIAKGMAYLNSKKILHRDLAARNVLVFENEVLKVSDFGLARDVKYHGYYRRKTACEMPAKWMSPEAIMHKVYTQASDVWSFGIVLWEIATLGGSPYPSIPISRLYDLLVEGYRMSCPVNCPRLLHTIMLGCWNAEASERPTFVTLITLLSDSIKETKYSPAVGHEFIDSGKPACL
- the LOC134182722 gene encoding uncharacterized protein LOC134182722 — encoded protein: MSLSLFLIVLSAMTPSSSEIVERDIKPCEESDVYKIDVSVGDDVVLKCIWSNPNYDTLKWTLGTKVIEVCDKLQQRPVCTKESPYHTDRSLHFQNIDSTFSGVYACKFYYFSKLKCSKNVSVTVAVLPASPIPSTNYPKTTTIITTTTAKNTSAELQSTKSTTTIAEKG
- the LOC134182458 gene encoding uncharacterized protein LOC134182458, whose protein sequence is MQRAILAPHNVSIRDINWEMLQLFPGEIKIYKSIDTVRDDDAVHYPSEFLNSLEPAGMPPHKLALKVGIPLMVVRNLAPGIANGTRLILKRMMNNCLEATIATGPHKAQDVYLPKIPLIPSDTGLPFEFKRLQFPVKVCFAMTINKAQGQTLAVAGLDLHEPSFSHGQLYVGISRVASKHGLTFLAKEGKTKNVVYQEVLSTR